In one window of Nocardia brasiliensis DNA:
- a CDS encoding Rv3235 family protein, which yields MRSAARLRCTAEPDLEAVLSAKEFAQWVVRLVLEVLDHRRLVTHMTSVADARIVAALRTMVNADVVPGRGLGVAVPQRVTIRMVDARTAEICAGYDRGARHFALAARITRIRGQWRLSALRLR from the coding sequence ATGCGGTCTGCCGCGCGGCTGCGTTGTACGGCGGAGCCGGATCTGGAAGCGGTGTTGTCCGCCAAGGAATTTGCACAGTGGGTGGTTCGATTGGTCCTGGAGGTGCTGGATCACCGCAGGTTGGTCACCCACATGACCTCGGTCGCCGACGCCCGCATCGTCGCCGCGCTGCGCACGATGGTGAACGCCGATGTGGTGCCGGGCCGCGGTCTGGGCGTCGCAGTACCCCAACGGGTAACTATCCGCATGGTCGACGCACGCACCGCCGAGATCTGCGCCGGATACGACCGAGGCGCAAGACATTTCGCCTTGGCCGCCCGCATAACCCGCATCCGGGGCCAATGGCGACTGTCCGCACTGCGCCTACGCTGA
- a CDS encoding GNAT family N-acetyltransferase: MTDQLDTRPAALIRDARPADLPAILTIHNANIATSTAIWDLEQVGIEEREAWFADRTTAGLPVLVAEIDGEVAGYASYGPWRPKAGYRFTVENSVYVDDRFQRRGIATALLTELIERARRTGAVHAIIAGIESSNTGSIQLHERFGFRTVGEFPEVGHKFGRWMDLTLMQLTLPVHAR; this comes from the coding sequence ATGACCGACCAACTCGACACCCGCCCCGCCGCCCTCATCCGGGACGCGCGGCCCGCGGACCTGCCCGCGATCCTGACGATCCACAACGCGAATATCGCCACCTCCACGGCGATCTGGGATCTGGAGCAGGTCGGCATCGAGGAGCGCGAGGCCTGGTTCGCCGATCGCACCACCGCGGGTCTGCCGGTGCTGGTCGCCGAGATCGACGGCGAGGTCGCCGGTTACGCGAGCTACGGTCCGTGGCGGCCCAAGGCGGGTTACCGCTTCACCGTGGAGAATTCGGTCTACGTCGACGACCGGTTCCAGCGCCGCGGCATCGCCACCGCGCTGCTCACCGAGTTGATCGAGCGCGCCCGCCGCACCGGCGCGGTGCACGCCATCATCGCGGGCATCGAATCCAGCAACACCGGCTCCATCCAGCTGCACGAGCGCTTCGGGTTCCGCACCGTCGGCGAATTCCCCGAGGTAGGCCACAAGTTCGGCCGCTGGATGGACCTCACCCTCATGCAGCTGACGCTGCCCGTGCACGCGCGCTGA
- the lipB gene encoding lipoyl(octanoyl) transferase LipB, translated as MNDTRTTWSARFDTTPIVVEDLGLIDYLDAWDLQRKIAAERADGIGSDRLLLLEHPSVYTAGRRTEAEDLPIDGSPVVEVDRGGKITWHGPGQLVGYPIVRLAEPVDVVQYVRRLEEALITVCTGMGLVCGRVEGRSGVWLPATDVFAERKIAAIGVRVQRGVALHGISLNCNSAMDGFQAIVPCGIRDAGVTTLSRELAREVTVAEVKPLVADAITRALNGDLPVTAHDIR; from the coding sequence GTGAACGACACGCGCACCACCTGGTCCGCCCGATTCGATACGACCCCGATCGTGGTCGAGGATCTCGGACTCATCGACTACCTCGACGCCTGGGACCTGCAACGCAAGATCGCGGCAGAGCGGGCCGACGGCATCGGATCCGATCGCCTACTGCTGCTCGAGCACCCCTCCGTCTACACCGCGGGCCGCCGGACCGAGGCCGAGGATCTGCCGATCGACGGCAGCCCGGTGGTCGAGGTGGACCGCGGCGGCAAGATCACCTGGCACGGTCCTGGCCAGTTGGTCGGCTACCCGATCGTGCGGCTCGCCGAGCCGGTCGATGTCGTGCAGTACGTGCGCCGCCTCGAGGAGGCGCTCATCACCGTCTGCACCGGCATGGGCCTGGTCTGCGGCCGCGTCGAGGGACGCTCCGGGGTGTGGCTGCCCGCGACCGACGTCTTCGCCGAACGCAAGATCGCCGCGATCGGCGTGCGCGTGCAGCGCGGCGTCGCACTGCACGGCATCTCACTCAACTGCAACTCCGCCATGGACGGATTCCAGGCGATCGTCCCCTGCGGCATCCGCGACGCCGGCGTCACCACGCTGAGCCGCGAACTCGCCAGGGAGGTCACCGTCGCCGAGGTCAAACCGCTCGTCGCCGACGCCATCACCCGGGCGTTGAACGGCGATCTTCCGGTTACCGCGCACGACATCCGCTGA
- a CDS encoding pyridoxamine 5'-phosphate oxidase family protein, with product MKLTEHLASPDREMVEARLRSNLMAWLTTVDPRGRPSSVPVWFLLQEDETVLVYSRDGKKKLRNLAANPHVAFGLDVTDIGRSKGLLQDWVTVVRQPVGLLGT from the coding sequence GTGAAGCTAACCGAGCATCTGGCATCGCCCGACCGAGAGATGGTCGAGGCAAGGCTTCGATCGAACCTCATGGCTTGGCTGACAACCGTCGACCCTCGAGGCCGGCCGTCCAGTGTGCCGGTCTGGTTCCTGCTGCAGGAGGACGAGACCGTGCTCGTCTACAGTCGGGACGGCAAGAAGAAGCTGCGCAACCTGGCGGCGAATCCGCACGTCGCCTTCGGCCTGGACGTGACCGACATCGGTCGCAGCAAGGGGCTGCTGCAGGATTGGGTGACAGTGGTTAGGCAGCCTGTCGGGCTGCTGGGGACATGA
- the lipA gene encoding lipoyl synthase yields the protein MTSASAPAGRKLLRIEARNAETPIERKPQWIRTKAKMGPEYSELKGLVKREGLHTVCEEAGCPNIFECWEDREATFLIGGEQCTRRCDFCQIDTGKPAALDRDEPRRVAESVQAMGLRYSTITGVARDDLADGGAWLYAETVRAIKALNPNTGVELLIPDFNAVPEQLDEVFASRPEVLAHNLETVPRIFKRIRPAFRYERSLSVLTAAREAGLVTKSNLILGMGETPEEVTQAMRDLHEAGCDILTITQYLRPSPRHHPVDRWVKPQEFVDHSKMAEEIGFAGVMAGPLVRSSYRAGRLYAQAMAHHGREIAPAMAHLAQEGSASQEASSVLARFGS from the coding sequence GTGACCTCAGCTTCAGCACCGGCAGGACGCAAACTGCTACGCATCGAGGCGCGCAACGCGGAGACCCCGATCGAGCGCAAGCCTCAGTGGATTCGGACCAAGGCGAAAATGGGCCCGGAGTATTCCGAGCTCAAAGGCCTGGTCAAACGCGAAGGCCTGCACACGGTGTGCGAAGAGGCGGGCTGTCCCAACATCTTCGAATGCTGGGAAGACCGCGAGGCCACCTTCCTGATCGGCGGCGAGCAATGCACCCGTCGCTGCGACTTCTGCCAGATCGACACCGGCAAACCCGCCGCGCTCGATCGGGACGAGCCGCGCCGGGTCGCCGAGAGCGTGCAGGCGATGGGCCTGCGCTACTCGACCATCACCGGTGTCGCGCGCGACGACCTCGCCGACGGCGGCGCCTGGCTCTACGCCGAAACCGTGCGGGCCATCAAGGCGCTGAACCCCAACACCGGTGTCGAACTGCTCATCCCGGACTTCAATGCCGTGCCCGAGCAGCTCGACGAGGTGTTCGCCTCGCGTCCCGAGGTGCTCGCGCACAACCTGGAGACGGTGCCGCGCATCTTCAAGCGCATCCGTCCCGCGTTCCGCTACGAGCGGTCCCTGTCGGTGCTCACCGCCGCACGCGAAGCCGGGCTCGTCACCAAGTCCAACCTGATCCTCGGCATGGGCGAGACCCCGGAAGAGGTCACCCAGGCGATGCGCGACCTGCACGAGGCAGGCTGCGACATCCTCACCATCACCCAGTACCTGCGCCCATCCCCCCGGCACCACCCGGTCGACCGCTGGGTCAAGCCGCAGGAGTTCGTCGACCATTCCAAGATGGCCGAAGAGATCGGCTTCGCCGGCGTGATGGCGGGCCCCCTGGTCCGCTCCTCCTACCGCGCAGGCCGCCTCTACGCCCAAGCGATGGCCCACCATGGCCGCGAAATCGCCCCGGCCATGGCGCATCTCGCCCAGGAAGGCTCCGCGTCGCAAGAAGCGTCGTCGGTCCTGGCGCGCTTCGGCAGCTGA
- a CDS encoding Ltp family lipoprotein, with protein MTEPFPALQPSYLSAAAAPKKQKKWVWLVGAPVMALALAVPAWNSAPAAADIVQPAIAAPVLTVEFSLAKQDITASQRNAIRSARQYLNVSAFSRSGLIHQLEYEGFAPADATFAVDSLNVDWNEQAAKSAKQYLELTSFSRSGLIDQLMYEGFTRAQAEHGVNVAY; from the coding sequence ATGACCGAGCCGTTCCCCGCCCTACAACCCAGCTATTTGTCGGCCGCGGCGGCGCCGAAGAAACAGAAGAAGTGGGTGTGGCTGGTCGGCGCGCCGGTAATGGCGCTCGCCCTGGCCGTACCCGCATGGAACAGTGCTCCGGCGGCGGCCGACATAGTTCAGCCTGCGATCGCGGCGCCCGTACTCACGGTCGAATTCTCCCTGGCCAAGCAGGACATCACCGCCAGCCAGCGCAACGCCATCCGGTCGGCCCGGCAGTATCTCAACGTGTCCGCCTTCTCCCGCAGCGGACTCATCCACCAGCTCGAGTACGAAGGCTTCGCCCCAGCAGACGCTACATTCGCGGTGGACAGCTTGAATGTGGACTGGAACGAGCAGGCGGCGAAGAGCGCCAAGCAGTACCTCGAGCTCACCTCGTTCTCTCGGTCCGGACTGATCGATCAGCTGATGTACGAAGGCTTCACGCGCGCCCAGGCCGAGCACGGCGTCAATGTCGCCTACTGA
- a CDS encoding TetR/AcrR family transcriptional regulator, whose protein sequence is MACGSCGATLAQPTRGRKRRYCSRACQARAYRARRDAVPATPRTARPVRLTGIAILRTAVELADRDGIDGVSMRRIASELGAATAGLYRHFSDREALLAGMAELVLAEIQPPATELTDWRARLGYEARAEWQLYQRHPWMLPILARIRPPVGPALADILERSFAALDHRGLDRDAILAIYLSFSGLVQGLALLTNSERADRLRGRALEPPPELVELLDPAVRPVLHRLFATGPPGPDLDLDHVLEAGLALLLDGIAIRLPSSLSP, encoded by the coding sequence ATGGCGTGTGGAAGCTGTGGCGCGACGTTGGCGCAGCCCACCCGAGGACGCAAACGGCGCTACTGTTCGCGCGCCTGCCAGGCCCGCGCGTACCGTGCCCGCCGCGACGCGGTGCCCGCCACACCACGCACCGCACGGCCTGTCAGACTGACCGGCATCGCCATCCTGCGCACCGCCGTGGAGCTGGCCGATCGCGACGGCATCGACGGAGTCTCCATGCGCCGCATCGCCAGCGAGCTCGGCGCGGCGACGGCGGGCCTGTACCGGCACTTTTCGGACCGAGAAGCGCTGCTGGCGGGCATGGCCGAGCTGGTGCTCGCCGAAATCCAGCCGCCCGCAACCGAACTCACCGACTGGCGGGCCCGCCTCGGGTACGAAGCACGGGCGGAATGGCAGCTGTATCAACGCCACCCGTGGATGCTGCCGATCCTGGCGCGCATCCGTCCGCCGGTCGGCCCCGCACTCGCCGACATCCTCGAGCGGTCCTTCGCCGCGCTCGATCACCGCGGCCTCGACCGCGACGCGATACTGGCGATCTATCTGTCGTTCTCCGGCTTGGTCCAGGGGCTCGCGCTGCTCACCAATTCCGAGCGTGCCGATCGGTTGCGGGGCCGGGCGCTGGAGCCGCCGCCCGAGCTCGTCGAATTGCTCGACCCGGCGGTCCGGCCCGTCCTGCACCGGCTGTTCGCCACCGGCCCGCCCGGCCCCGACCTGGACTTGGACCACGTCCTGGAGGCCGGGCTCGCACTGCTCCTCGACGGGATCGCGATCAGACTGCCCAGTAGCCTGAGCCCATGA
- a CDS encoding ArsR/SmtB family transcription factor: METLRHSDALARFGHALSDPTRTRILLSLRTGASYPSELAEQIGVSRQILSNHLACLRGCGLVVAVPEGRRSRYELADARIGHALGDLLGLVLAVDPACCPTADEGCC, from the coding sequence GTGGAGACCTTGCGGCACAGCGACGCTCTCGCTCGATTCGGGCACGCGCTATCCGATCCGACGCGGACTCGGATCCTGTTGAGTTTGCGCACCGGCGCGAGCTACCCGTCCGAGTTGGCGGAGCAAATCGGCGTGTCCCGGCAGATACTGTCCAATCACCTTGCCTGCCTTCGGGGTTGCGGACTTGTCGTCGCCGTTCCGGAGGGTCGGCGCAGCCGCTACGAACTCGCCGACGCACGCATCGGCCACGCCCTCGGCGACCTGCTCGGACTGGTACTGGCCGTCGATCCCGCCTGCTGCCCCACCGCGGACGAAGGGTGCTGCTGA
- a CDS encoding IS3 family transposase (programmed frameshift) gives MPKPYPKEFRDDVVRVARNREDGVTLEQVAADFGVHPMTLSKWMRQSDIDDGNKPGTTRSESAELRDARRRIRLLEQENEVLRRAAAYLSQAQIPKRLYPLVKELAAEGIPVAVTCRVLQLARQPYYRWLAEPVTAGELAEAYRADALFDAHRDDPEFGYRFLADEAREAGESMADRTAWRICSTNRWWSAFGKRRRGKNGRPGPPVHDDLVQRNFVADAPNRLWLSDITEHCTTEGKLYLCAVKDVFSNRIIGYSIDSRMKSRLAVTAVNNAVARRGDVAGCILHSDRGSQFRSRRFVHALNRHRMVGSMGRVGAAGDNAAMESFFSLLQRNVLDRQRWETREQLRIAIVTWIERTYHRRRRQARLGRLTPIEFETIMSPAARQAA, from the exons GTGCCCAAGCCGTATCCGAAAGAGTTCCGCGACGATGTCGTGCGAGTCGCCCGAAACCGCGAAGACGGGGTGACCCTGGAGCAGGTCGCGGCCGATTTCGGCGTGCACCCTATGACGCTGTCGAAGTGGATGCGCCAATCCGACATCGACGACGGAAACAAACCGGGGACCACGCGCAGCGAGTCTGCCGAGTTGCGTGATGCCCGTCGCCGGATCCGGTTGTTGGAGCAGGAGAACGAGGTCCTGCGCCGCGCCGCGGCGTATCTGTCGCAGGCGCAGATCCCG AAAAGGCTCTACCCGCTCGTGAAAGAGCTTGCCGCCGAAGGGATTCCTGTGGCGGTGACGTGCCGGGTGCTGCAGCTCGCCCGCCAGCCCTACTATCGGTGGCTGGCCGAACCGGTGACCGCCGGCGAACTCGCCGAGGCGTATCGGGCCGACGCCTTGTTCGATGCCCACCGCGACGACCCTGAATTCGGCTACCGGTTTCTGGCCGATGAGGCCCGCGAGGCCGGTGAATCGATGGCCGATCGGACCGCGTGGCGGATCTGCTCGACCAACCGGTGGTGGAGCGCCTTCGGCAAACGGCGGCGCGGTAAGAACGGCAGACCCGGTCCGCCCGTCCACGACGATCTGGTGCAGCGAAACTTCGTTGCCGATGCTCCGAATCGTTTGTGGCTCAGCGACATTACCGAACATTGCACCACTGAAGGCAAGCTGTATTTGTGTGCGGTCAAGGACGTGTTCTCCAACCGGATCATCGGTTACTCGATCGATTCGCGGATGAAGTCACGGCTGGCGGTGACCGCGGTGAACAACGCTGTCGCCCGGCGCGGCGATGTGGCCGGTTGCATCCTGCACAGCGACCGCGGAAGTCAGTTTCGCTCGAGGAGATTCGTCCACGCACTCAACCGTCACCGCATGGTCGGATCCATGGGCAGAGTCGGCGCGGCCGGTGACAACGCCGCCATGGAAAGCTTCTTCAGCCTGCTGCAACGCAACGTCCTGGACCGTCAGCGCTGGGAAACTCGCGAACAATTACGGATTGCGATCGTCACCTGGATCGAGCGCACCTACCACCGTCGGCGCCGACAGGCCCGGCTCGGCCGGTTGACCCCGATCGAATTCGAAACCATCATGTCCCCAGCAGCCCGACAGGCTGCCTAA
- a CDS encoding leucyl aminopeptidase: protein MTAVADRSLGPDLARTQTIGTDTDVLVLGLTSSENGPAIVPEDLFGDVLTAQVRAELLDQLGAVGAKGKAEELTRVPAPAGLDGVTSVLAVGLGPAEKIDAEQIRRSAGAAARALSGTELVVSTLSGLDIGAAAEGFYLGAYTFTPYKSGKSAPKPDERPVARIELLVPTPEFGEQELLRAQLIAEAVATARDFVNTPPSHLYPAEFASRAQELAEAAGLDVEVLDEKALEEAGYGGVLGVGKGSSRPPRLIRITYAGGPKKVALVGKGITFDTGGISIKPAQNMDNMTSDMAGAAAVIATTLLAARLSLPVTVTATVPMAENMPSATAQRPGDVLTQYGGTTVEVLNTDAEGRLILADAIVRAGEDDPDYLIDVATLTGAQMVALGTRTPGVMGTDEFRDRVAAISRAVGENGWAMPLPAELRADINSKIADLANVAPHRWGGMLSAGLFLKEFVPEGVQWAHLDVAGPAYNTGGPFGYIGKGGTGVPVRTLITVLEEIGAE, encoded by the coding sequence ATGACCGCTGTTGCAGATCGCTCACTAGGACCGGACCTCGCCCGCACGCAGACCATCGGCACGGACACCGACGTGCTCGTGCTGGGCTTGACGTCGTCGGAGAACGGGCCCGCCATCGTGCCCGAGGACCTGTTCGGCGACGTGCTCACCGCGCAGGTCCGGGCCGAACTGCTCGACCAGCTCGGCGCGGTCGGGGCCAAGGGCAAGGCCGAAGAACTCACCAGGGTGCCCGCACCGGCCGGGCTCGACGGCGTGACCAGCGTGCTCGCGGTGGGCCTCGGGCCCGCGGAGAAGATCGACGCCGAGCAGATCCGCCGGTCGGCCGGAGCCGCCGCCCGCGCGCTGTCGGGCACCGAGCTCGTGGTGAGCACCCTGTCCGGCCTGGACATCGGCGCCGCCGCCGAGGGCTTCTACCTGGGCGCCTACACCTTCACGCCGTACAAGTCGGGCAAGTCCGCGCCCAAGCCGGACGAGCGCCCGGTGGCGAGGATCGAATTGCTGGTGCCCACGCCGGAATTCGGCGAGCAGGAACTGTTGCGCGCCCAGCTGATCGCCGAAGCGGTCGCCACCGCACGGGATTTCGTGAACACCCCGCCGAGCCACCTCTACCCGGCCGAATTCGCCTCGCGCGCCCAGGAATTGGCCGAGGCCGCCGGGCTCGATGTCGAGGTGCTCGACGAAAAGGCCCTGGAGGAAGCCGGTTACGGCGGCGTGCTCGGCGTCGGCAAGGGCTCGTCGCGGCCGCCGCGGCTGATCCGCATCACCTACGCGGGCGGGCCGAAGAAGGTCGCGCTGGTCGGTAAGGGCATCACGTTCGACACCGGCGGCATCTCCATCAAGCCCGCGCAGAACATGGACAACATGACCTCGGACATGGCGGGCGCCGCCGCGGTCATCGCCACCACGCTGCTCGCCGCGCGGCTGAGCCTGCCGGTCACCGTCACCGCGACGGTGCCGATGGCCGAGAACATGCCCTCGGCGACCGCACAGCGGCCCGGCGACGTGCTCACCCAGTACGGCGGCACCACCGTCGAGGTGCTCAACACCGACGCCGAAGGCAGGCTGATCCTCGCCGACGCCATCGTGCGCGCCGGCGAGGACGACCCGGACTACCTCATCGACGTCGCCACGCTGACCGGCGCCCAGATGGTCGCCCTCGGCACCCGCACCCCCGGCGTGATGGGCACCGACGAGTTCCGTGACCGCGTCGCGGCCATCTCGCGCGCCGTCGGCGAGAACGGCTGGGCAATGCCGCTGCCCGCCGAGTTGCGCGCCGACATCAACTCCAAGATCGCCGACCTGGCCAACGTCGCACCGCACCGCTGGGGCGGCATGCTGTCGGCCGGGCTGTTCCTGAAGGAGTTCGTCCCGGAGGGCGTGCAGTGGGCCCACCTCGACGTCGCGGGCCCGGCCTACAACACCGGCGGGCCGTTCGGCTACATCGGCAAGGGCGGCACCGGTGTCCCCGTCCGCACCCTCATCACCGTGCTCGAGGAAATCGGCGCCGAATAG
- a CDS encoding oxidoreductase, whose amino-acid sequence MGLLDRFRGGATRGGGAIRGGSGGTSDARYLSDWVRTHVGVEGYIEPKTTVTDVTVVLVAADGEWTRRIVGERGAQRLAKDLRIPVYDVGKTGYPQRMRDYDARKRIERQRAFEADLRDL is encoded by the coding sequence TTGGGTTTGCTGGATCGTTTCCGAGGCGGCGCGACCAGGGGTGGTGGCGCGATACGTGGGGGTTCGGGGGGTACGTCCGACGCCCGCTATCTGTCCGACTGGGTGCGTACCCACGTCGGCGTCGAGGGCTACATAGAACCGAAAACGACCGTGACGGATGTCACTGTCGTGCTGGTCGCCGCCGATGGTGAATGGACCCGCCGGATCGTCGGCGAGCGCGGCGCGCAGCGGCTTGCCAAGGATTTGCGGATCCCCGTCTACGACGTCGGTAAGACCGGATATCCACAACGGATGCGCGACTATGACGCGCGCAAACGGATCGAGCGCCAGCGCGCGTTCGAGGCCGATCTCCGCGACCTATAG
- a CDS encoding TIGR01777 family oxidoreductase, with protein MKVVIAGSSGLIGTALVAALRRDGHDVARLVRRRAAGPDEFTWDPIRADVDERALRGADAVVNLCGASLGRRRWNGSFKQELRDSRITPTDVLTAAVVAAGVPTLLNASGVHYYGGATGDRVVDETSCAGSGFLATLCRDWEAATAPAADAGVRTVLLRSAVVLSRHGGMLGMLQPLYSLGLGGRLGSGRQYTPWISMADEIGAILFALGTDTVRGPVNVVGPAPVTNAEFSRALGRSLHRPTPLVVPAFAVRALVGEFAQEAILHGPRAIPTALEEAGYEFQHPTIGAALAAMVGRPGDDR; from the coding sequence ATGAAGGTCGTGATCGCCGGCTCGTCCGGGCTGATCGGGACAGCGCTCGTCGCGGCCCTGCGCCGCGACGGGCACGACGTCGCCCGCCTGGTACGCAGGCGGGCGGCGGGGCCGGACGAGTTCACCTGGGATCCGATCCGCGCCGATGTGGACGAGCGCGCGCTGCGCGGCGCGGACGCGGTGGTGAACCTGTGCGGAGCGAGCCTCGGCAGGCGCCGCTGGAACGGCAGCTTCAAACAGGAGCTGCGCGACAGCCGGATCACCCCGACCGATGTGCTCACCGCCGCGGTGGTCGCCGCGGGCGTGCCGACCCTGCTCAACGCCAGCGGCGTGCACTACTACGGTGGCGCGACCGGTGACCGGGTGGTCGACGAGACCTCTTGCGCCGGTTCGGGTTTCCTGGCCACGCTGTGCCGCGACTGGGAGGCCGCCACCGCGCCCGCCGCCGACGCCGGGGTGCGCACGGTGCTGCTGCGCAGCGCCGTCGTGCTGTCCCGGCACGGCGGCATGCTTGGCATGCTGCAGCCGCTGTATTCGCTCGGTCTCGGCGGACGACTCGGCAGCGGCCGCCAGTACACGCCGTGGATCTCGATGGCCGACGAAATCGGCGCGATCCTGTTCGCGCTCGGCACCGACACGGTGCGCGGGCCGGTCAACGTGGTCGGTCCGGCGCCGGTGACCAACGCCGAATTCAGCCGCGCGCTCGGCCGTTCGCTGCACCGGCCGACGCCACTGGTGGTGCCCGCGTTCGCGGTGCGCGCACTGGTCGGCGAGTTCGCGCAGGAGGCGATCCTGCACGGCCCCAGAGCGATTCCCACGGCCCTCGAGGAGGCGGGCTACGAGTTCCAGCACCCCACCATCGGCGCCGCGCTCGCGGCCATGGTGGGTCGACCCGGAGACGATCGATGA
- the sucB gene encoding 2-oxoglutarate dehydrogenase, E2 component, dihydrolipoamide succinyltransferase, which translates to MAFSVQMPALGESVTEGTVTRWLKQEGDTVEVDEPLLEVSTDKVDTEIPSPTAGVLSKIVAQEDDVVEVGGELGVISEAGEAPAPSSAPEPEAAAAPAQEAPAEEAPAAEPEPAQQAAPAASAPAGDGTPVNMPELGESVTEGTVTRWLKAVGDEVAVDEPLLEVSTDKVDTEIPSPVAGTLLEITAQEDDVVAVGGQLGVIGSGAPAAAAPKAPAPAPKPEPKPEPKPEPKPAAAAPAPAPAPAPAPAPAPAPAPAKAPAATATASDSSGNGATPYVTPLVRKLADENGVDLSALTGSGVGGRIRKQDVLAAAEAKKAPAPAAPAPAGAAPAAKAPAAKAAPAPSAQLAHLRGTVQKASRIRQITATKTLESLRTTAQLTQVHEADVTKIAQLRAQAKAAFKEREGVNLTFLPFFAKAVVEALGVHPNVNASYNEDTKELTYHAAVHLGIAVDTEQGLLSPVIHNASDLSLAGLARAIADIANRARNGGLKPDELSGGTFTITNIGSQGALFDTPILLPPQAGMLGTGAIVKRPVVVKDETGSESIGVRSMCYLPLTYDHRLIDGADAGRFLTTIRHRLEEAAFEADLGL; encoded by the coding sequence ATGGCCTTCTCCGTCCAGATGCCAGCTCTTGGTGAGAGCGTCACCGAGGGAACGGTCACCCGGTGGCTGAAGCAGGAAGGAGACACGGTCGAGGTCGACGAGCCGCTGCTCGAGGTCTCCACCGACAAGGTCGACACCGAAATCCCGTCCCCCACGGCGGGCGTGCTGTCGAAGATCGTCGCCCAAGAAGATGATGTGGTCGAGGTCGGCGGTGAGCTCGGCGTGATCAGCGAAGCCGGTGAAGCGCCCGCACCGAGCTCGGCACCCGAACCCGAAGCGGCTGCCGCGCCCGCGCAGGAAGCGCCCGCCGAGGAAGCCCCCGCCGCGGAGCCCGAGCCGGCGCAGCAGGCCGCGCCCGCCGCGAGTGCGCCCGCCGGTGACGGCACCCCGGTCAACATGCCCGAGCTGGGCGAGTCGGTCACCGAAGGCACCGTCACCCGCTGGCTGAAGGCCGTCGGTGACGAGGTCGCCGTGGACGAGCCGCTGCTCGAGGTCTCCACCGACAAGGTCGACACCGAGATCCCGTCGCCGGTCGCGGGCACGCTGCTCGAGATCACCGCGCAGGAAGACGATGTCGTCGCTGTGGGTGGACAGCTCGGCGTGATCGGCAGCGGTGCCCCCGCGGCCGCCGCGCCCAAGGCTCCCGCGCCCGCGCCGAAGCCGGAACCCAAGCCCGAGCCGAAGCCGGAACCCAAGCCAGCGGCCGCCGCCCCGGCACCCGCGCCCGCCCCGGCCCCGGCACCGGCACCGGCACCGGCGCCCGCGCCGGCCAAGGCACCGGCCGCCACCGCCACCGCGTCGGACTCCTCCGGCAACGGCGCCACCCCGTACGTCACCCCGCTGGTGCGCAAGCTGGCCGACGAGAACGGCGTCGACCTGTCCGCGCTCACCGGTTCCGGTGTCGGCGGCCGCATCCGCAAGCAGGACGTGCTCGCAGCCGCGGAAGCCAAGAAGGCGCCCGCCCCCGCCGCGCCCGCCCCCGCCGGGGCCGCACCCGCCGCGAAGGCCCCGGCCGCCAAGGCCGCGCCCGCGCCGAGCGCGCAGCTGGCACACCTGCGCGGCACCGTGCAGAAGGCCAGCCGCATCCGGCAGATCACCGCGACCAAGACCCTGGAGTCGCTGCGCACCACCGCCCAGCTCACCCAGGTGCACGAGGCCGACGTCACCAAGATCGCGCAGCTGCGGGCGCAGGCCAAGGCGGCGTTCAAGGAGCGCGAGGGCGTCAACCTGACGTTCCTGCCGTTCTTCGCCAAGGCGGTCGTCGAGGCGCTCGGCGTGCACCCGAACGTCAACGCCAGCTACAACGAGGACACCAAGGAGCTCACCTACCACGCGGCCGTGCACCTCGGCATCGCCGTGGACACCGAGCAGGGCCTGCTCTCCCCGGTGATCCACAACGCGAGCGACCTGTCGCTGGCCGGCCTGGCCCGTGCCATCGCCGATATCGCCAACCGCGCCCGCAACGGCGGCCTGAAGCCGGACGAGCTCTCCGGCGGCACGTTCACCATCACCAACATCGGCAGCCAGGGCGCGCTGTTCGACACCCCGATCCTGCTCCCGCCGCAGGCGGGCATGCTCGGCACCGGCGCGATCGTCAAGCGCCCGGTCGTGGTGAAGGACGAGACGGGCAGCGAGTCCATCGGCGTGCGTTCGATGTGCTACCTGCCGCTCACCTACGACCACCGCCTGATCGACGGTGCCGACGCCGGTCGCTTCCTGACCACGATCCGGCACCGGCTCGAGGAGGCGGCGTTCGAGGCGGACCTCGGCCTGTAA